The region AAAACCGTCGGCGGGGGCTGGCCCGGGGTCCACGGCATAGGCTTGCAACACCTGCGGCTGCCGCCCTTGGTGATGGATGGCGGTCAGCAGCCACAGCGCGTTCCAGTCGTTGCAGGGGTGTTCGCACAGCGTAAGGAAGTGCCCGCAGACCAGCGCCGGCTGATCGCTTTTGCCCTGGGCCTGATGGCGGTCTGCACGCAGTCGCTCAAGGGCCCGCCGGCTCAGTTGCTTGCCCCGCTGTTCGTGGTTGAAGTCGCCGGGGTAGCGATAGTCTTCGAGGTCGGGCTCGGGTGTCCGGTTGTCCGGCCCGTGGTCGGCCACCCGTTCGCGGCTGGCGGTCTCGAAGGTGTAGTCACGCAGGCTGGTACGGGTTGCCCGGGTGTGCAGGGCTACCTCGAAGTGGCTGGCCGTACGGGTTGACGGGACAAGCCCGCTGCCGGCGTGAAAAGGCAGCGGCTGATCGAGTTTGGTAAAGGTGTTCTGGCCGTCGCCAAACACCAGGCGATGGCCGTCGGGGCTGTGCTGGAAGTGGTAATGAATGCCTTCTTCCGCGCACAGGCGCTGGATGAAGTGCAGGTCGCTTTCCTGGTATTGCACGCAGTAATCACGGGCCAGATACGTCGTGTCGAGCTTGAACTCGTAGGCATCGGTGAAAATGCCGTGCTCTTCGAGCAACTGGGACACGATTTGTTCAACCGTCAAATGCTGGAAAATCCGTTGTTGGCTGCAGTGCTGCAGGTACGCCAGCTGCGGTACGAGGGTGAGGTTGTAGTACGTCAGACGCTTAAGGGTTTCACCTTGGGAAATCGCGTGGACATGCCCGTGAATCCCTGCGCCATCCGCCGCGAAACCCAGAAAAGCCGGCTGATGCAGCAGGCGCTCAAGGTCCAGGTCCGGGCGTTCGCTGACCAGCACCACGTCAAACGCATAAGGCCGGCTGATGCTCTCATGGCCGCTGAATGAAAGGACCTGAAGGTCGCTGCTGAGACCTTCGAGGGACAGGCTGAAGCGAGATTGCGAGGCTGGAGAGGGCATTCGCGTTTCCTTGCGCGGAGGGAATTCCGGCGGGGTGACCCTCCGGACTTTTCGATCGCGCAAGTGTGCAAGGCGGTATCAAAGCTGGCTGTAAGGTGGTTCTCTCTTGGCTAGGGCTTTAAGCGAGTATCGAGTAGGACTACGGACTCTGCGCTGTAGGCAGAGGACAACTGCTGCTGATGACTGAATCGTCACTCCAGCGAGCGCCCCAGTTTCCAATAGCCCATCAGCGTCAGTGCCTGGCGGTCCAGGCCGCGTTCATTGATCAGAAACCGCCGGATCGCCATGACGGCCGCTGACTCGCCGGCGACCCAGGCGTAAAAATCGCTGTGGCGGGCACTGGCTCTTTCCCAGGGGCGCTGATGGTCAAGGTCGAGTTCATCCAGCGGCCCGCTGTCGCTGGCCTGAGGGCGAAGCGGCGGCAGGCTTGCCAGTTCACGGGCCGCCAGCAGCATGCCGTCGCCGTGCCGGGTACCCAGGCTGGCACGGGGCAGCCAGTGGACCTTGGCGTTGAGGCCGCAAAGTAACGCCAGGCAGTCTGCTTCTTCGGGCACCTCAATAAACGCCTGTACCCGAGGCGCATCCGGGTGAGTGGCGAGCTGTTCGAGAATCCCGGCGAGCGCTGGCAGCGCCGTTTCGTCGCCGATCAGCAGCACGTTGCGCACCCCTGCGGGCGGCAGCCATTCATAACCGCCGGGATCGGTGTCGCATTCGGCATTCGGGGCCACGATTTGCAAGCGCTCACCTGGCGCCGCATGCAGCGCCCAGCGTGAAGCGGGCCCGGTTTCGCCGTGCAGTACAAAGTCGATGTCCAGCTCGCCGCATTCAGGGCGCAGGTTGCGCAGGGTGTAGGTGCGCATCGCGGGTGCGCAGTCAGGGCCCAATTGGCGCCTGGCGGCCTGCCAGTCGCCGTGCCTGGGCAGGTTGACAGCCACGCCATTGGCCCCGGGGAAAAACAGTTTGACCCGCTGGTCCGGGCCCAGGGTCTGCATCAGGGCCACGTCGCGGCCGCTGAACACCAGGCGCACCAGCGACGGGCTTAAGACCAGGCGTTGCTTGAGCTGGATATCGAACAGCCGGTACCCGGCCGGTTTACTCAGGCGTGTGCGCAGATTTTGCACCAGCGTGGTAACAGCGGACATAAAACGCACCTTCTAATAAGTAGGAGTCATTCTCTTTAACGAGTCGCTGTCTTCATGATTTAGAAGTGGGTCATGTCTGGTGTTTGTGTATTAATTTTCCTGTGACTTCATCCGTTCCGTAGGGATAGCCGAGCCAATGCTCGATAGCCAACATGCACGGAAGAAGTCAGATGAATGCTGAAAAGTCCCTCAAACTTGCCCGCCGCTTCATCGAGTTGCCGTTGGAAAAACGACGGTTATTCCTCGACGGCCTGCGCGCTGAAGGGATCGACTTTTCGCAATTCCCGATTCCGGCCCAGGTCCCGGCCGAAGACCGCCAGGCGCTGTCTTACGCCCAGCGCCGCATGTGGTTCTTGTGGCAGCTGGACCCCGACAGCGGCGCCTATAACCTGCCCGGCGCGGTGCGCCTGAGCGGTGTACTGGATATCGCGGCCCTGGAGCAGGCTTTCGCCAGTCTGGTGGCGCGTCACGAAACCCTGCGCACGGTGTTTCGCCAGAACGCCGATGACAGCCTGGAGCAAGTGGCCCTGAGCGCGCCGCTTGAGGTGCAGCACCTGGACTTCAGCCTGCTGCCGTCCATCGAGCGCGAGCAGGCGGTGGCCGCCGAGGCGCAGCGCCAGTCCTTGCAGGCATTCGATCTGGCCCACGGCCCGTTGCTGCGTGTCAGCTTGCTGAGGCTGGCAGAGTGCGAGCATGTGTTGCTGTTGACCCTGCATCACATCGTTTCTGACGGTTGGTCGATGAATGTGCTGATCGACGAGTTCATCCGCTGTTATGACGCCTTTGAGCGTGACCAGACACCACAGCTGGCCGAGCTACCGATTCAATACAGCGACTATGCGCTGTGGCAGCGTCGCTGGCTGGAGGCCGGCGAGCAGGCCCGGCAACTGGAGTACTGGCAGGCCCGGCTCGGTGACGAGCACCCGATCATGACCTTGCCTGCGGACTACCCGCGCCCGGCGATGCCGAGTTATCGCGGCACCCGCCACGAATTTGCCCTGGACCCGGCCCTGGTGGACCAACTGCGCGGCTTGGCGCAACGGCACAACGTCACCTTGTTCATGCTGTTGCTGGGTGCGTTCAATATCCTGCTGCAT is a window of Pseudomonas taetrolens DNA encoding:
- a CDS encoding siderophore-interacting protein; the encoded protein is MSAVTTLVQNLRTRLSKPAGYRLFDIQLKQRLVLSPSLVRLVFSGRDVALMQTLGPDQRVKLFFPGANGVAVNLPRHGDWQAARRQLGPDCAPAMRTYTLRNLRPECGELDIDFVLHGETGPASRWALHAAPGERLQIVAPNAECDTDPGGYEWLPPAGVRNVLLIGDETALPALAGILEQLATHPDAPRVQAFIEVPEEADCLALLCGLNAKVHWLPRASLGTRHGDGMLLAARELASLPPLRPQASDSGPLDELDLDHQRPWERASARHSDFYAWVAGESAAVMAIRRFLINERGLDRQALTLMGYWKLGRSLE